From a single Arachis hypogaea cultivar Tifrunner chromosome 3, arahy.Tifrunner.gnm2.J5K5, whole genome shotgun sequence genomic region:
- the LOC112775503 gene encoding uncharacterized protein isoform X1 has translation MENSFLRPLGHLELDLPEAPTIKAPRLPPLAVDPYTRYGPKAEITHLFRTPESKVAVEGRVQFDLLQVSFTGSMEVGREIMHAAASSNLKQVSLELVGKSPLLIFDDADVDKAASLALLGIVYNKGEICVESSVCLFRKGMCSIIILKDGFRQGFLLEELFWNCLLECWMTTRVISLALQFVEEETGIKFKLEDMVDLTAFLDSSTGCRFFPSPTVDYKRPTYEEVENLQALLPRECNIYQMQIGEMVNFMDSKCSSIHFLH, from the exons ATG GAGAACTCTTTCTTACGGCCACTTGGCCATCTTGAATTAGATCTTCCAGAAGCACCTACTATCAAGGCACCCCGTCTTCCTCCACTAGCTGTTGATCCATACACGAGATATGGGCCCAAAGCAGAGATAACCCACTTATTCAGGACTCCTGAAAGTAAAGTTGCTGTAGAAGGGAGAGTTCAGTTTGATCTGCTCCAG GTCAGCTTCACCGGTTCAATGGAGGTAGGCCGTGAAATAATGCATGCTGCAGCTAGCAGCAACTTGAAACAAGTTTCACTTGAATTAGTAGGAAAGTCACCTCTTCTTATCTTTGATGATGCTGATGTAGATAAAGCTGCTAGCCTTGCTCTCTTGGGCATAGTATATAACAAG GGTGAGATATGTGTTGAAAGTTCAGTGTGTTTGTTCAGGAAGGGAATGTGctcaataattatattaaaagatggATTTAG gcAAGGGTTCCTACTGGAAGAATTATTTTGGAATTGCCTGCTGGAATGTTGGATGACGACAAGGGTGATTTCGTTGGCACTGCAGTTC GTTGAAGAGGAGACTGGCATAAAGTTCAAACTTGAAGACATGGTTGATCTCACTGCTTTCTTGGATTCTTCAACAGGATGCAGATTTTTTCCCTCACCG ACAGTAGACTATAAGAGACCAACCTATGAAGAAGTTGAGAACCTACAAGCCTTACTTCCAAGGGAGTGCAATATCTACCAAATGCAAATCGGCGAAATGGTGAACTTTATGGATTCAAAATGTAGTTCAATCCATTTTCTTCACTAA
- the LOC112775503 gene encoding uncharacterized protein isoform X2, with amino-acid sequence MENSFLRPLGHLELDLPEAPTIKAPRLPPLAVDPYTRYGPKAEITHLFRTPESKVAVEGRVQFDLLQVSFTGSMEVGREIMHAAASSNLKQVSLELVGKSPLLIFDDADVDKAASLALLGIVYNKGEICVESSVCLFRKGMCSIIILKDGFRQGFLLEELFWNCLLECWMTTRVISLALQFVEEETGIKFKLEDMVDLTAFLDSSTGCRFFPSPTVDYKRPTYEEVENLQALLPRECNIYQMQIGEMASIGMDNLNP; translated from the exons ATG GAGAACTCTTTCTTACGGCCACTTGGCCATCTTGAATTAGATCTTCCAGAAGCACCTACTATCAAGGCACCCCGTCTTCCTCCACTAGCTGTTGATCCATACACGAGATATGGGCCCAAAGCAGAGATAACCCACTTATTCAGGACTCCTGAAAGTAAAGTTGCTGTAGAAGGGAGAGTTCAGTTTGATCTGCTCCAG GTCAGCTTCACCGGTTCAATGGAGGTAGGCCGTGAAATAATGCATGCTGCAGCTAGCAGCAACTTGAAACAAGTTTCACTTGAATTAGTAGGAAAGTCACCTCTTCTTATCTTTGATGATGCTGATGTAGATAAAGCTGCTAGCCTTGCTCTCTTGGGCATAGTATATAACAAG GGTGAGATATGTGTTGAAAGTTCAGTGTGTTTGTTCAGGAAGGGAATGTGctcaataattatattaaaagatggATTTAG gcAAGGGTTCCTACTGGAAGAATTATTTTGGAATTGCCTGCTGGAATGTTGGATGACGACAAGGGTGATTTCGTTGGCACTGCAGTTC GTTGAAGAGGAGACTGGCATAAAGTTCAAACTTGAAGACATGGTTGATCTCACTGCTTTCTTGGATTCTTCAACAGGATGCAGATTTTTTCCCTCACCG ACAGTAGACTATAAGAGACCAACCTATGAAGAAGTTGAGAACCTACAAGCCTTACTTCCAAGGGAGTGCAATATCTACCAAATGCAAATCGGCGAAATG GCTAGTATTGGAATGGATAACTTGAACCCTTAA
- the LOC112775503 gene encoding uncharacterized protein isoform X3 — MENSFLRPLGHLELDLPEAPTIKAPRLPPLAVDPYTRYGPKAEITHLFRTPESKVAVEGRVQFDLLQVSFTGSMEVGREIMHAAASSNLKQVSLELVGKSPLLIFDDADVDKAASLALLGIVYNKGEICVESSVCLFRKGMCSIIILKDGFRQGFLLEELFWNCLLECWMTTRVISLALQFVEEETGIKFKLEDMVDLTAFLDSSTGCRFFPSPTVDYKRPTYEEVENLQALLPRECNIYQMQIGEMVNFMDSKC, encoded by the exons ATG GAGAACTCTTTCTTACGGCCACTTGGCCATCTTGAATTAGATCTTCCAGAAGCACCTACTATCAAGGCACCCCGTCTTCCTCCACTAGCTGTTGATCCATACACGAGATATGGGCCCAAAGCAGAGATAACCCACTTATTCAGGACTCCTGAAAGTAAAGTTGCTGTAGAAGGGAGAGTTCAGTTTGATCTGCTCCAG GTCAGCTTCACCGGTTCAATGGAGGTAGGCCGTGAAATAATGCATGCTGCAGCTAGCAGCAACTTGAAACAAGTTTCACTTGAATTAGTAGGAAAGTCACCTCTTCTTATCTTTGATGATGCTGATGTAGATAAAGCTGCTAGCCTTGCTCTCTTGGGCATAGTATATAACAAG GGTGAGATATGTGTTGAAAGTTCAGTGTGTTTGTTCAGGAAGGGAATGTGctcaataattatattaaaagatggATTTAG gcAAGGGTTCCTACTGGAAGAATTATTTTGGAATTGCCTGCTGGAATGTTGGATGACGACAAGGGTGATTTCGTTGGCACTGCAGTTC GTTGAAGAGGAGACTGGCATAAAGTTCAAACTTGAAGACATGGTTGATCTCACTGCTTTCTTGGATTCTTCAACAGGATGCAGATTTTTTCCCTCACCG ACAGTAGACTATAAGAGACCAACCTATGAAGAAGTTGAGAACCTACAAGCCTTACTTCCAAGGGAGTGCAATATCTACCAAATGCAAATCGGCGAAATGGTGAACTTTATGGATTCAAAAT GCTAG